In Flavobacterium cerinum, one genomic interval encodes:
- a CDS encoding endonuclease, whose amino-acid sequence MMNKFYSLALALLPLLGFAQAGAPATPYYNGFNWTVTGNNLKSALATKITSTHTKTLSYDDIWSVDKIIDLDPNDASNTNVLLLYGFSNNICPSSSSDDNDHRRRNKNSNGGGTTCEWNREHTFAKSLGTPDLGTSGPGADAHHLRASDVQRNGARGSLKFAPGSGNSGSVSGGWYPGDEWKGDVARMIMYMYLRYPTRCLPKNVATGSTVSSDNNMVALLLQWNAEDPVSEYEDRRNTYLGNASNTYGQGNRNPFIDNPYLATVIWGGPAAENRWPGMLSTDSFDVLANVMVYPNPSQDQKINIYSEKELDEIQLININGQLIQQIKKPAHNEEVYTLENLPQGFYLIRLSSENMSTTKKVIIN is encoded by the coding sequence ATGATGAACAAATTTTACTCACTCGCGTTAGCCCTTCTTCCTCTATTGGGCTTCGCACAAGCAGGTGCTCCGGCTACACCGTACTATAACGGTTTTAACTGGACTGTAACCGGCAACAACTTAAAAAGTGCGTTGGCGACCAAAATCACCAGCACACATACTAAGACACTGAGTTATGATGACATTTGGAGTGTAGACAAAATTATTGATCTTGATCCGAATGATGCGTCTAACACTAACGTATTATTATTGTACGGTTTCAGTAACAACATTTGTCCTTCTTCTTCTTCTGATGATAATGACCACAGAAGACGTAACAAGAACAGTAACGGAGGTGGTACTACCTGCGAATGGAACCGCGAACACACTTTTGCTAAATCGTTAGGAACTCCGGATTTAGGAACTTCCGGTCCGGGAGCTGATGCACACCACTTACGTGCTTCTGATGTACAACGTAACGGTGCCCGCGGAAGTTTGAAGTTTGCACCGGGTTCCGGTAATTCAGGATCTGTATCCGGCGGATGGTATCCGGGCGATGAATGGAAAGGTGATGTAGCCCGAATGATTATGTATATGTACCTACGCTACCCAACCCGTTGTTTGCCGAAAAATGTTGCTACCGGTTCTACTGTCTCTTCAGACAATAATATGGTTGCTTTATTATTACAATGGAATGCTGAGGATCCGGTTTCAGAATATGAAGATCGCAGAAACACTTATTTAGGTAATGCCAGTAATACGTACGGACAAGGTAATCGTAACCCGTTTATCGATAATCCGTATTTAGCAACAGTTATTTGGGGCGGACCGGCTGCTGAAAATCGTTGGCCAGGTATGCTATCTACGGATAGTTTTGATGTATTGGCTAATGTAATGGTGTATCCGAATCCATCTCAGGATCAAAAAATCAATATTTATTCTGAAAAAGAATTGGACGAAATACAGTTGATCAATATTAACGGGCAGCTCATTCAACAAATTAAAAAACCGGCTCATAACGAGGAAGTATATACATTGGAGAACTTACCGCAAGGTTTTTATCTGATACGATTATCATCTGAAAATATGAGTACGACGAAAAAAGTTATCATCAACTAA
- a CDS encoding catalase, which produces MKAHNKLTTASGKPYVENENSQTAGARGPILLQDFILHEKMAHFNRERIPERVVHAKGSGAYGTFTVTHDITQYTKAKLFNKIGKETRVFLRFSTVGGEKGSADSERDPRGFAIKFYTEDGNWDLVGNNTPIFFIKDPKKFGDFIHTQKRDPQTNLKSPTMMWDFWSLNPESLHQVLILMSDRGTPKGYRFMHGFGSHTFSMINDKNERFYVKFHFKSAQGIKNFTGPEADHMRSQDMDYAQRDLFEAIENGHYPRWNLKIQVMTEAEAQTYHINPFDLTKVWPHGDYPLIDVGVLELNQNPDNYFQDVEQAAFAPAHVIDGIGYSPDKMLQGRLLSYPDAHRYRLGTNYEQIPVNRCPFAVNNYQRDGMMRIDGNGGSNPNYFPNSFDSIEVDQSYKEPAWDLGNSVADWYDRNAEGENDHYSQPGKLFAIMTPEAQQNTINNIVGAMKGIGGPKKMEIINRQLCHWFRADPRLGAGIAKGLGVEVDMENIHKA; this is translated from the coding sequence ATGAAAGCACACAACAAACTAACAACTGCCTCAGGAAAACCGTATGTGGAAAATGAAAATTCACAAACTGCGGGAGCCCGTGGTCCCATTTTACTTCAGGATTTTATATTGCATGAAAAAATGGCACACTTTAACCGGGAACGTATTCCGGAAAGAGTTGTGCATGCTAAAGGTTCCGGAGCTTACGGGACTTTTACGGTAACCCATGATATTACGCAGTATACCAAAGCAAAATTGTTTAATAAAATTGGAAAAGAAACCCGTGTTTTTCTTCGTTTTTCTACGGTTGGAGGAGAAAAAGGTTCGGCTGATTCGGAACGGGATCCGAGAGGTTTTGCTATTAAATTCTATACCGAAGACGGAAATTGGGATTTGGTAGGAAATAATACTCCGATTTTCTTTATTAAAGATCCTAAAAAATTCGGCGATTTTATCCATACACAAAAAAGAGACCCGCAAACCAATTTAAAATCACCGACAATGATGTGGGATTTTTGGTCGCTAAACCCGGAAAGCTTACATCAGGTACTAATATTGATGTCCGATCGCGGAACACCGAAAGGATATCGTTTTATGCACGGATTCGGAAGTCATACTTTTTCAATGATAAATGATAAAAACGAACGTTTTTATGTGAAATTCCATTTTAAATCGGCGCAGGGAATTAAAAACTTTACCGGACCGGAAGCGGATCATATGCGTTCGCAAGATATGGATTATGCACAACGTGATTTGTTTGAAGCAATCGAAAACGGACATTATCCGAGATGGAATCTGAAAATTCAGGTGATGACGGAAGCAGAAGCGCAGACGTATCATATCAATCCGTTTGATCTTACGAAAGTATGGCCACATGGTGATTATCCGTTGATTGATGTTGGGGTATTGGAACTGAATCAAAATCCGGATAACTACTTTCAGGATGTAGAACAGGCCGCTTTTGCACCGGCACACGTTATAGACGGAATCGGATATTCTCCGGATAAGATGTTACAGGGACGTCTATTGTCCTACCCGGATGCACATCGTTATCGCTTAGGAACCAATTATGAGCAGATTCCGGTGAACCGTTGCCCGTTTGCAGTAAACAACTACCAACGCGACGGTATGATGCGAATTGATGGTAACGGAGGTAGTAATCCGAATTATTTCCCGAATAGTTTTGATTCTATTGAAGTTGATCAATCTTATAAAGAGCCGGCCTGGGATTTAGGAAATTCCGTAGCCGACTGGTACGATCGCAATGCGGAGGGAGAAAATGATCATTATTCTCAACCCGGTAAATTGTTCGCTATAATGACACCGGAAGCACAACAAAATACAATCAATAATATTGTTGGTGCGATGAAGGGAATTGGCGGACCGAAAAAAATGGAAATTATCAACCGACAATTATGCCATTGGTTTAGAGCCGATCCGCGACTTGGAGCGGGAATTGCTAAAGGTCTGGGTGTGGAAGTGGATATGGAAAATATTCATAAAGCGTAA
- a CDS encoding helix-turn-helix domain-containing protein, which yields MKTAILDIKQFEPGENRKEFYANTIENHIITNHRNIHKPHKHNFYLTVLFTQGTGIHEIDFTSYPVKPGSLFFLNPGQTHHWELSEDIRGYIFFHTQTFYDLHYNRVKINNYPFFYSVQNAPFLYLDDNAENFSSVFNEILVEYQGNAVLKTQKIINLIDRIYIESTRLYIDKNTTGPAIQSPYALRFQELERLIEKHYKTEKSPSQYAEWLNVSPKHLNRITQSMVGKTTSDVILDRVFLEAKRELVRFKNNFAEVAAQLGYDDYAYFSRLFKKKCGETPSSFINRYR from the coding sequence ATGAAAACCGCTATTCTTGACATAAAACAATTTGAACCCGGTGAAAACAGAAAAGAATTTTACGCAAACACTATTGAAAACCATATAATTACCAATCACCGAAACATTCATAAACCACACAAGCACAACTTTTACCTGACTGTACTTTTTACGCAGGGAACCGGTATTCATGAAATCGACTTTACATCGTATCCCGTTAAACCCGGAAGTCTTTTTTTTCTAAATCCGGGACAAACTCATCATTGGGAATTATCAGAAGATATTCGGGGTTATATCTTTTTTCACACACAAACTTTTTATGACCTACATTACAATCGGGTCAAAATCAATAATTATCCGTTTTTTTACAGTGTACAGAATGCTCCTTTTTTATACCTTGATGACAATGCTGAAAACTTTTCATCCGTTTTCAATGAAATTCTAGTGGAATATCAAGGCAATGCTGTTTTAAAAACACAGAAAATCATTAATCTGATCGATCGGATTTATATTGAGAGTACACGTCTTTATATTGACAAAAACACTACCGGTCCTGCAATACAAAGCCCGTATGCACTGCGTTTTCAGGAATTGGAACGTTTAATTGAAAAGCATTATAAGACCGAAAAATCCCCTTCGCAATATGCCGAATGGCTCAATGTAAGTCCGAAGCACTTAAACCGGATTACGCAATCAATGGTTGGAAAAACTACTTCCGATGTAATTCTCGATCGGGTATTTCTGGAAGCCAAACGGGAATTGGTACGCTTTAAAAATAATTTTGCCGAAGTAGCCGCTCAGCTGGGTTATGATGATTATGCTTATTTTTCGAGATTATTCAAAAAAAAATGCGGCGAAACGCCTTCTTCATTTATTAACAGGTACAGATAG
- a CDS encoding RsmB/NOP family class I SAM-dependent RNA methyltransferase: protein MRLHRNLVFTVIDSIMAIFNEGEYADKVVARALKKDKRWGSHDRKFVAETIYEIVRWKRLYAEIAEVKEPYDRDNVWRVFAVWAVLRGYTLPDWKYFENTPARKIKGRFDELSKIRKFRESIPDWMDDLGVQELGETLWTKEIASQNEQAKVILRVNTLKTTKEKLRAILMDQDIETEFVSDYPDALVLKERANVFLTQAFKDGMFEVQDASSQMVARFLDVKPGMRVVDTCAGAGGKTLHMASLMENKGQLIAMDLYESKLKQLKLRAKRNGAFNIEYRIIDSTKVIKKLHEKADRVLIDAPCSGLGVLKRNPDSKWKLQPEFIDNIRKVQAEVLENYSKIVKPGGKLVYATCSVLPSENQEQVQKFLKTESGKQFEFVKDIKVLASESGFDGFYMALFNRKQ from the coding sequence ATGAGATTACACAGAAACCTAGTTTTTACAGTTATTGATTCGATAATGGCTATCTTCAACGAAGGAGAATATGCCGATAAAGTAGTGGCAAGAGCCCTAAAAAAAGATAAAAGATGGGGAAGCCACGACCGTAAGTTTGTTGCAGAAACCATTTATGAAATCGTACGTTGGAAACGCCTTTATGCTGAAATAGCAGAGGTAAAAGAACCTTATGATCGTGATAACGTATGGCGGGTTTTCGCCGTTTGGGCTGTCCTTCGCGGCTATACGCTGCCGGACTGGAAATATTTTGAAAATACACCGGCCCGAAAAATAAAAGGTCGCTTTGACGAATTATCAAAAATCAGAAAATTCAGAGAATCTATTCCGGATTGGATGGATGATTTGGGTGTACAGGAATTAGGGGAAACTTTATGGACAAAAGAAATTGCATCGCAAAATGAGCAGGCCAAAGTAATCCTACGTGTCAACACATTAAAAACGACCAAAGAAAAGTTACGTGCTATTTTAATGGATCAGGATATCGAAACAGAATTCGTTTCGGATTATCCGGATGCTTTGGTTTTAAAAGAACGTGCCAATGTATTCCTTACACAAGCGTTTAAAGACGGTATGTTTGAGGTACAGGACGCTTCTTCTCAAATGGTAGCCCGTTTCCTTGATGTAAAACCGGGAATGCGTGTAGTTGATACTTGTGCCGGAGCCGGCGGAAAAACACTTCACATGGCTTCATTAATGGAAAATAAAGGCCAGTTAATTGCTATGGATTTATATGAAAGTAAACTAAAGCAATTAAAACTTCGCGCTAAAAGAAACGGTGCTTTTAATATTGAATACCGCATTATCGACAGCACTAAAGTGATCAAAAAATTACACGAAAAAGCAGATCGCGTATTGATCGATGCGCCGTGTAGTGGCTTAGGTGTTTTAAAACGAAATCCGGATAGTAAATGGAAACTGCAACCGGAATTTATTGACAACATTCGTAAAGTTCAGGCAGAAGTTCTTGAAAACTATTCCAAAATAGTTAAACCGGGCGGAAAGTTAGTTTACGCAACTTGTTCGGTATTACCTTCTGAAAATCAGGAACAGGTTCAGAAATTTCTAAAAACCGAATCCGGTAAACAGTTTGAATTTGTAAAAGACATTAAGGTTCTGGCGTCAGAATCCGGATTTGACGGGTTTTATATGGCGCTTTTCAACCGAAAGCAATAA
- a CDS encoding endonuclease, which yields MKKLYTTALLMSVFLGFSQIPAGYYNSATGTGYTLKTQLYNIIKGHTDRTYNGLWVTYGTSDRDHYYENDNTILDIYSEKPAGPDAYSYTYQTDQCGNYSGEGACYNREHTIPQSVFGSQTPMYSDAHHIPPTDGYVNNRRDNWPHGVVGTATWTSTNGSKLGSASNSGYAAGYTGTVFEPIDEFKGDIARMYFYFATRYENTVAGYSYAMFNGTSNQVFTTTFLRILYTWHTQDPVSQREIDRNNAIYARQNNRNPYIDHPEYVQIIWGPTLSTDSFEAIANLSIYPNPSNNHTINIHSEKELDEIQLININGQIVQQIKKPSHNQEVYTLNDLPQGFYLLRLSSESQSTTKKIIIN from the coding sequence ATGAAAAAACTCTACACTACCGCGTTATTGATGTCGGTATTTTTGGGATTTAGCCAGATCCCGGCCGGATATTACAATTCGGCAACTGGTACCGGGTATACCTTAAAAACCCAATTATACAACATCATTAAAGGTCATACCGACAGGACATATAATGGCCTTTGGGTTACTTACGGCACTTCAGACCGTGACCACTATTATGAAAATGACAATACCATTTTAGATATTTATTCCGAAAAACCGGCAGGGCCGGATGCTTATAGCTATACCTATCAAACCGATCAGTGTGGTAATTATAGTGGTGAAGGAGCCTGTTATAACAGAGAACACACTATACCACAATCCGTTTTTGGTTCTCAAACACCAATGTATTCTGATGCGCACCACATTCCGCCAACTGACGGTTACGTAAACAACAGAAGAGACAACTGGCCACATGGTGTTGTAGGAACTGCAACCTGGACATCAACAAACGGATCAAAATTAGGATCGGCCTCAAACAGTGGTTATGCTGCCGGATATACCGGAACCGTATTCGAACCAATTGATGAATTTAAAGGTGATATCGCCCGTATGTATTTTTATTTTGCTACTCGTTATGAAAATACAGTAGCCGGTTATTCATACGCGATGTTTAACGGTACCAGCAACCAGGTTTTCACTACTACATTTTTACGAATTTTATATACCTGGCATACACAAGATCCGGTAAGTCAACGAGAAATTGACCGTAACAATGCTATTTATGCCCGCCAAAACAACCGTAACCCATATATTGATCATCCAGAATACGTACAAATAATCTGGGGTCCTACATTGTCTACGGATAGTTTTGAAGCCATCGCCAATCTTTCTATTTACCCGAATCCTTCAAACAACCATACAATTAACATTCATTCGGAAAAAGAACTGGACGAAATTCAGTTGATCAATATTAATGGTCAAATCGTACAGCAAATCAAAAAACCATCGCACAATCAGGAAGTTTACACTTTAAACGATCTGCCACAAGGTTTTTATCTGTTACGTCTTTCTTCCGAAAGCCAATCCACCACTAAGAAGATAATTATTAATTAA
- a CDS encoding nuclear transport factor 2 family protein has translation MMKLPVLLLIILSSATTMFSQEAPTSELHRTLKEKDSLLFTVGFNTCDIRQFEKLVSTHFEFYHDLGGITKSKADFISGIKNGLCQSEYKSRRELVRGSLQVYPLKQNGVLYGAIQTGSHRFYETGKNKKEYPTSIAKFTHVWLLENGEWQLSRGLSYDHQPYPHK, from the coding sequence ATGATGAAACTACCTGTATTATTATTGATCATTCTCAGTTCCGCTACCACTATGTTTAGTCAGGAAGCACCAACATCCGAATTACATCGAACTTTAAAAGAGAAAGACAGTTTGCTGTTTACGGTCGGTTTTAATACCTGTGACATTCGTCAATTTGAGAAACTTGTCAGCACTCATTTTGAATTTTATCACGATCTGGGTGGTATTACAAAATCAAAAGCGGATTTTATTTCCGGGATAAAAAACGGCCTTTGTCAATCGGAATACAAATCCCGCAGAGAATTAGTTCGCGGAAGTTTACAAGTTTATCCCTTAAAACAAAACGGTGTTTTATATGGCGCAATACAAACCGGAAGCCATCGTTTTTATGAAACCGGTAAAAACAAAAAGGAATATCCGACCAGCATTGCAAAATTTACACATGTCTGGTTACTTGAAAACGGCGAATGGCAATTAAGTCGCGGCCTCAGTTATGATCATCAACCCTATCCGCATAAATAA
- a CDS encoding DUF983 domain-containing protein translates to MSVIKNIVTEKCPKCHQGQVFEKKGNILLFQMPKMNTHCSHCGHKFEKEPGYFFGSMFVSYAVAVAEMVAFFLIIQFFVDSFVTIVVLIGLLSICLSTFNFRMSRMLWMYLLDGKNKQL, encoded by the coding sequence ATGTCAGTTATAAAGAACATCGTAACGGAAAAATGTCCTAAATGTCATCAGGGACAGGTTTTTGAAAAAAAAGGAAATATTTTACTTTTTCAAATGCCGAAAATGAATACGCATTGTTCCCATTGTGGGCATAAATTTGAAAAAGAACCGGGTTATTTCTTTGGTTCTATGTTCGTAAGTTATGCTGTGGCTGTGGCCGAAATGGTTGCTTTTTTCCTAATCATCCAGTTTTTTGTGGACAGTTTTGTGACTATCGTGGTACTCATAGGATTGTTATCCATCTGTTTAAGTACATTTAACTTTAGGATGTCGAGAATGCTATGGATGTATTTACTGGATGGTAAAAATAAGCAGTTGTAA
- a CDS encoding methylmalonyl-CoA mutase family protein: protein MEQAQPYQPVNKVRIVTAASLFDGHDAAINIMRRIIQATGVEVIHLGHDRSVEEVVNTAIQEDANAIAMTSYQGGHNEYFKYMYDLLKEKGAGHIKIFGGGGGVILPEEIRELHEYGITRIYSPDDGRELGLQGMINDLVQRADFPVGDKLNGEINHLEEKNPTAIARVISSAENFPEVAKETLDKIHQKNKETQIPVLGITGTGGAGKSSLVDELVRRFLIDFPEKTIGLISVDPSKRKTGGALLGDRIRMNAINNPRVYMRSLATRQSNLALSKYVAEAIEVLKAAKYDLIVLETSGIGQSDTEILEHSDVSLYVMTPEFGAATQLEKIDMLDFADLVAINKFDKRGALDAIRDVKKQYQRNHNLWDVNPDAMPVFGTIASQFNDPGMNTLYKSIMDKIVEKTGAALESTFEITREMSEKIFVIPPHRTRYLSEIAENNRKYDEVAASQQDVAQKLYGIFKTIETVSGQKPVIDKSGIEESSIATQDEDKKLFLSLLAKEFDRVKMNLDPYNWEIILTWDEKVNKYKNPVYSFKVRDKEIKIATHTESLSHSQIPKVALPKYQAWGDILRWSLQENVPGEFPFASGLYPFKREGEDPTRMFAGEGGPERTNRRFHYVSLGMPAKRLSTAFDSVTLYGNDPGHRPDIYGKIGNAGVSICCLDDAKKLYSGFNLAHPMTSVSMTINGPAPMLLGFFMNAAIDQQCELYIKENGLEKEVEAKIEAIYKKKGVERPRYNGDLPKGNDGLGLMLLGVTGDQVLPSDVYNDIKVKTLSQVRGTVQADILKEDQAQNTCIFSTEFALRLMGDVQEYFITQNVRNFYSVSISGYHIAEAGANPITQLAFTLANGFTYVEYYLSRGMNINDFGPNLSFFFSNGIDPEYAVIGRVARKIWAKALKNKYSANERAQMLKYHIQTSGRSLHAQEIDFNDIRTTLQALYAIYDNCNSLHTNAYDEAITTPTEESVRRAMAIQLIINKELGLAKNENPIQGSFIIEELTDLVEEAVLSEFDRITERGGVLGAMETMYQRSKIQEESLYYETLKHTGEFPIIGVNTFLSSKGSPTVVPAEVIRATEEEKQFQIHTLENLHKANANEVINQLSIIQEAAIQNENIFEKLMDAAKYCSLGQITSALFEVGGQYRRNM, encoded by the coding sequence ATGGAACAAGCACAACCTTACCAACCTGTTAATAAAGTTCGTATTGTTACGGCTGCGTCTTTATTTGACGGGCACGATGCGGCTATCAACATCATGCGTAGAATTATTCAGGCTACCGGTGTTGAGGTGATCCACTTAGGACACGACAGAAGTGTGGAAGAAGTAGTAAATACAGCAATCCAGGAAGATGCGAATGCAATTGCGATGACCTCTTACCAGGGTGGACATAACGAATATTTTAAATATATGTACGACCTTTTAAAAGAAAAAGGAGCCGGACATATTAAAATTTTCGGTGGTGGAGGCGGTGTAATCCTTCCGGAAGAAATCAGAGAATTACATGAATATGGAATTACAAGGATTTATTCGCCGGATGACGGTAGAGAATTAGGATTACAGGGAATGATCAACGATTTGGTGCAACGGGCCGATTTCCCGGTTGGAGATAAATTAAACGGTGAGATTAACCATTTGGAGGAAAAAAATCCAACGGCTATTGCCCGCGTGATTTCGTCGGCCGAGAATTTCCCGGAAGTAGCAAAAGAGACATTAGATAAAATTCATCAGAAAAATAAAGAAACTCAAATCCCGGTATTAGGTATTACCGGAACGGGTGGAGCCGGAAAATCATCATTGGTAGACGAATTAGTACGTCGTTTCCTGATTGACTTCCCGGAAAAAACAATCGGTTTGATTTCAGTTGACCCTTCTAAGCGAAAAACAGGAGGTGCCTTGTTAGGAGACCGGATTCGTATGAATGCAATTAACAACCCAAGGGTATATATGCGTTCATTGGCTACACGTCAGTCTAATTTGGCTTTATCTAAATATGTAGCTGAAGCGATTGAAGTATTAAAAGCAGCAAAATATGATTTGATTGTACTGGAAACGTCCGGTATTGGTCAGTCAGATACGGAGATTCTGGAACATTCCGATGTATCTTTGTATGTAATGACACCGGAATTCGGAGCGGCTACACAGTTGGAAAAAATTGACATGTTAGATTTTGCCGACTTGGTAGCGATTAATAAGTTTGATAAAAGAGGGGCTTTAGATGCGATCCGTGATGTTAAAAAACAATACCAGCGTAACCACAATCTATGGGATGTAAATCCGGATGCTATGCCGGTTTTCGGAACGATTGCTTCGCAGTTTAATGATCCGGGAATGAATACGCTTTATAAGTCGATCATGGATAAAATCGTGGAAAAAACAGGAGCGGCATTAGAGTCGACTTTTGAAATTACCCGCGAAATGAGCGAAAAAATATTTGTGATTCCGCCGCATAGAACCCGCTATTTGTCGGAGATCGCAGAAAATAACCGTAAATATGATGAGGTGGCAGCCAGTCAACAGGATGTCGCTCAGAAATTATATGGAATTTTTAAAACGATAGAAACGGTATCCGGTCAGAAACCGGTAATTGATAAATCGGGAATTGAAGAAAGTTCTATTGCTACGCAGGATGAAGATAAAAAGTTATTCTTATCCTTATTGGCAAAAGAGTTTGATCGGGTAAAAATGAATCTGGATCCGTATAACTGGGAAATTATTTTAACCTGGGATGAAAAAGTAAACAAATACAAAAATCCGGTTTACAGTTTTAAAGTTCGGGATAAAGAAATTAAAATCGCAACGCATACGGAAAGTTTATCGCATTCGCAGATACCTAAAGTGGCTTTGCCTAAATATCAGGCCTGGGGCGATATTTTGCGTTGGTCTTTACAAGAGAATGTACCGGGTGAATTCCCGTTTGCTTCCGGTTTATATCCGTTCAAGCGTGAAGGAGAAGATCCGACACGTATGTTTGCAGGTGAAGGAGGACCGGAGCGTACTAACAGACGTTTCCATTATGTAAGTTTGGGAATGCCGGCAAAACGACTTTCTACCGCTTTTGATAGTGTAACATTATACGGTAATGATCCTGGACATCGTCCGGATATTTATGGTAAAATCGGAAATGCCGGGGTATCAATCTGTTGTTTGGATGATGCTAAAAAATTATACTCCGGATTTAATCTGGCGCACCCGATGACATCCGTAAGTATGACGATTAACGGTCCGGCACCGATGTTATTGGGCTTCTTTATGAATGCAGCAATCGATCAGCAATGTGAACTTTATATTAAAGAAAACGGACTGGAGAAAGAGGTTGAAGCTAAAATTGAAGCCATCTATAAGAAAAAAGGCGTTGAACGTCCGCGTTATAATGGTGATTTGCCAAAAGGAAACGACGGATTAGGATTAATGTTGTTAGGAGTTACCGGTGATCAGGTATTGCCGTCGGATGTATATAATGATATAAAAGTAAAAACGTTGTCGCAGGTTAGAGGTACCGTTCAGGCGGATATCTTAAAAGAAGATCAGGCACAAAATACTTGTATTTTCTCTACCGAATTTGCATTGCGTTTAATGGGGGACGTTCAGGAGTATTTTATTACACAAAACGTAAGAAACTTCTATTCAGTTTCCATTTCGGGATATCATATCGCTGAAGCCGGTGCCAACCCGATTACACAGTTAGCTTTTACTTTGGCAAACGGATTTACGTACGTTGAGTACTACCTGAGCCGTGGAATGAATATTAATGATTTCGGACCGAACTTATCATTCTTCTTCTCGAATGGTATCGACCCGGAATATGCCGTAATCGGACGAGTAGCACGTAAAATCTGGGCGAAAGCACTTAAAAATAAATACAGTGCAAATGAAAGAGCACAGATGTTAAAATACCATATTCAAACATCCGGACGCTCATTACACGCACAGGAAATTGATTTTAATGACATTCGTACGACATTACAGGCGTTGTATGCGATTTATGATAACTGTAACTCGTTACATACAAATGCTTATGACGAAGCAATTACGACTCCGACAGAAGAATCGGTACGTCGTGCAATGGCGATCCAGTTAATTATCAATAAAGAACTTGGATTGGCTAAAAATGAAAACCCGATTCAGGGATCCTTTATTATTGAAGAATTGACGGATTTGGTTGAAGAAGCTGTTTTATCCGAATTTGACAGAATAACGGAAAGAGGTGGTGTGTTAGGAGCAATGGAAACAATGTATCAGCGTTCAAAAATTCAGGAAGAAAGTTTGTATTACGAAACATTGAAACATACAGGTGAATTCCCGATTATCGGAGTAAATACATTCCTGAGTTCCAAAGGATCGCCAACTGTTGTGCCGGCTGAGGTAATCCGGGCTACTGAAGAGGAAAAACAATTCCAGATTCATACATTGGAAAATCTTCATAAAGCCAATGCAAATGAAGTTATAAATCAATTGAGTATTATTCAGGAAGCTGCTATTCAGAATGAAAATATATTTGAAAAATTAATGGATGCTGCTAAATATTGCTCATTAGGTCAGATCACTTCGGCTTTGTTTGAAGTAGGAGGACAGTACCGTAGAAATATGTAA
- a CDS encoding DUF4197 domain-containing protein, with the protein MKKIILLLALLPLSHSADAQLLKKLTDKIQSTTKTKTQNSGLLSQTDIASGLKEALNKGIEKQVVKLTQVDGFYKNEMVKILMPEELQKVDKTLRSMGMGSLADEGLKMMNRAAEDAVKEATPIFVNAIKGMTFTDAKNILLGNETAATSYLQTSTSTALYAKFNPVIKNSFEKVGADKVWSGIINKYNGIPLVKKVNPDLTDYVTNEAMEGVFKMISVEEKDIRGNLNSRSSDLLKKVFAMQDKK; encoded by the coding sequence ATGAAAAAAATAATTTTACTCCTTGCCCTTTTACCTTTATCCCATTCTGCCGATGCACAGCTTTTAAAAAAGTTGACCGACAAAATCCAAAGCACTACTAAAACTAAAACTCAAAACTCCGGATTGTTAAGTCAAACCGATATTGCTTCCGGTTTAAAAGAGGCCTTAAATAAAGGTATAGAGAAGCAAGTTGTAAAACTGACGCAGGTAGACGGTTTCTATAAAAATGAAATGGTTAAGATTTTGATGCCGGAAGAATTACAGAAAGTAGACAAGACCCTACGTAGTATGGGAATGGGAAGTCTGGCAGATGAAGGTTTAAAAATGATGAACCGTGCCGCAGAAGATGCAGTAAAAGAAGCTACACCTATTTTTGTAAATGCGATTAAAGGGATGACTTTTACTGATGCCAAAAACATTCTTTTGGGTAATGAAACCGCAGCAACGAGTTATCTTCAAACGTCAACATCGACTGCATTGTATGCTAAATTTAATCCGGTGATTAAAAATTCGTTTGAAAAAGTCGGAGCGGATAAAGTTTGGAGTGGCATTATCAATAAATATAACGGAATACCGTTGGTGAAAAAAGTGAATCCCGATTTAACGGATTATGTTACTAACGAAGCTATGGAAGGTGTATTTAAAATGATTTCGGTAGAAGAAAAAGACATCCGCGGTAATTTGAATTCCCGTAGTTCGGATTTGTTGAAAAAAGTCTTCGCGATGCAGGATAAAAAATAA